One genomic region from Manis pentadactyla isolate mManPen7 chromosome 12, mManPen7.hap1, whole genome shotgun sequence encodes:
- the LOC130679788 gene encoding zinc finger protein 304-like, whose product MGRVNSEFVPHNAIHNGEKPRRSTACDEAFHTGQEDYKCSKCGEAFSDKEKCVRHKKVHTEEKSCKCTACGELFSYSSYFLVHEKTHSKATTSKSNNHGECFSFNSSPRIHQASHVGLRLNEYAECGKTFSRKYHLVQHWRCHTGAKPYECSECGKAFVHKNTLKQHQKTHSGERPFVCSSCGKAFLHKDTLADHGKILTRERSHLCDKCWKNFSQRSYLKIHNRIHSGTRPYQCNECGKTYPSKHQLTQHKKVHSTARPTGNVNEGNSLVATPASV is encoded by the coding sequence ATGGGGAGGGTCAACTCTGAATTTGTCCCACACAATGCCATTCACAATGGGGAGAAGCCACGCAGGAGCACTGCATGTGATGAGGCCTTTCACACAGGACAAGAGGATTACAAGTGCAGTAAATGTGGGGAAGCTTTCAGCGACAAAGAAAAATGTGTTCGGCACAAGAAAGTACACACAGAAGAAAAGTCCTGTAAGTGCACTGCATGTGGGGAATTATTTAGCTACAGCTCATACTTTTTGGTACATGAGAAAACTCATAGCAAAGCAACAACTTCTAAGTCCAATAACCATGGGGAATGTTTTAGCTTCAACTCCAGCCCCAGAATACACCAGGCATCTCACGTGGGATTAAGGCTTAATGAGTATGCTGAATGTGGGAAAACTTTCAGCAGAAAATACCACCTTGTTCAGCACTGGAGATGTCATACTGGAGCAAAACCTTAtgagtgcagtgaatgtgggaaagcTTTTGTACACAAAAATACACTTAAGCAGCACCAGAAAACCCACAGTGGAGAAAGGCCTTTCGTGTGCAGCAGCTGTGGGAAGGCCTTTCTCCATAAAGATACTCTTGCTGACCATGGGAAAATCCTCACTAGAGAAAGGTCTCATCTGTGTGATAAATGCTGGAAAAACTTTAGCCAACGTTCCTACTTGAAAATACATAATAGAATTCACAGTGGAACAAGGCCTTACCAGTGCAATGAATGTGGGAAAACCTACCCCAGTAAGCACCAGCTTACTCAACACAAGAAAGTTCACAGCACAGCAAGGCCTACAGGTAATGTGAATGAGGGAAATTCTTTGGTGGCAACTCCAGCTTCAGTATAA